A genome region from Pirellulales bacterium includes the following:
- a CDS encoding TIGR03009 domain-containing protein → MAVFCSGVDARAQQPIRTRPAPGAAAQQRPATRQAAVPAQPRARVAAATPATAPPDEAPPAQPFQLTPDEQLELDQMLREWESRSEQITLFRCDLKRWEYDLVFKKNTTAVGDMKYKSPDRGLYRVRDEKTGDYLEDWRCDGKAIYEFNYAKKQVIERQLPPQMQGAAIANGPLPFIFGAKAETLKKRYFLRLKQPPKGHEDKICVEAYPKLQSDAANFQRAELLLTEEGMLPFALQLDLPNGKTTTVHQFFNIKTNDLVDKLIGDFDSPRTPPFWKRIVEPAGGAPVVDDPAQVTTVPEAAPQQATRPAQPPRR, encoded by the coding sequence GTGGCGGTCTTCTGCTCCGGCGTGGACGCCCGCGCACAACAACCGATCCGCACGCGCCCCGCGCCCGGCGCCGCAGCGCAACAGCGCCCAGCCACTCGTCAGGCCGCGGTCCCCGCGCAGCCACGCGCTCGCGTTGCCGCCGCCACTCCGGCCACCGCGCCGCCCGATGAGGCGCCCCCCGCGCAGCCATTTCAACTCACGCCCGACGAGCAGCTTGAGCTCGATCAGATGCTCCGCGAGTGGGAATCGCGCAGCGAACAGATCACTCTGTTTCGCTGCGATCTCAAACGCTGGGAGTACGACCTCGTATTCAAAAAGAACACCACCGCCGTCGGCGACATGAAGTACAAATCGCCCGACCGGGGACTGTATCGCGTGCGCGATGAGAAGACGGGCGACTATCTCGAAGACTGGCGCTGCGATGGTAAGGCGATCTATGAATTCAACTACGCCAAAAAACAGGTGATCGAGCGGCAACTGCCGCCACAGATGCAAGGCGCGGCGATCGCCAACGGTCCGCTACCCTTTATCTTTGGGGCCAAGGCCGAGACCTTGAAGAAGCGCTACTTCTTGCGACTCAAGCAGCCCCCCAAGGGGCATGAGGACAAGATCTGCGTCGAGGCTTATCCCAAACTGCAGAGCGACGCCGCCAACTTTCAGCGGGCAGAACTGTTGCTCACCGAGGAGGGCATGCTGCCGTTCGCGCTGCAACTCGATCTGCCCAACGGCAAGACCACCACGGTCCATCAGTTTTTCAACATCAAGACCAATGATCTGGTCGACAAGCTGATCGGCGATTTCGACTCGCCGCGCACGCCGCCATTTTGGAAACGCATTGTCGAGCCAGCGGGCGGGGCCCCGGTCGTCGACGATCCGGCGCAGGTGACTACCGTCCCTGAGGCCGCCCCTCAGCAGGCCACTCGTCCCGCGCAGCCGCCGCGGCGCTAG